A window from Chloroflexi bacterium ADurb.Bin180 encodes these proteins:
- a CDS encoding Transposase DDE domain protein, which translates to MYQVRQPSLFPFDDSCGQCNDNERLVLVLQALPDGKLVAWLREQRKGRQNKYPWEMLWQCLIAKYVYQIRTYAELIRELERNGSLRRLVGIESVGQVPKDYHFSRLLKLLSSEAGQEHLAAMFHQLVSELAERLPQLGEHLAVDATALHAYCDEMRKTKSDPDAAWSARPKRQRRRKGGEVEEYLDYWFGYQVHLIVDCATELPVDFEVTAANVNETTQFEPGLKRLQEQHPEVASRTEAVMADAGYDSTDNCRYVLEQYGALPIIKMRLPHGKNKDSISQAAESLCTEIGTQVCLGGNHMVYAGRDGDYLKWRCPLACGKATECQQRGRCTASAYGAVRKVSIKSDPRRYPGLWRGSKKWTRLYRKRTAAERVNGRLKDFLLLDDLTVRGKAKVTVHVNLALLVMLSGAWAMVDAGKVERARRIVALAA; encoded by the coding sequence ATGTACCAGGTTCGCCAGCCCAGTCTGTTTCCCTTCGACGATTCGTGCGGGCAGTGCAATGACAACGAGCGGTTGGTGCTGGTGTTGCAGGCGTTACCTGACGGTAAGCTGGTGGCGTGGCTGCGTGAGCAGCGGAAGGGGCGTCAGAACAAGTACCCGTGGGAGATGCTGTGGCAGTGCCTGATCGCTAAGTACGTGTACCAGATTCGCACGTACGCGGAGCTGATCCGCGAGCTGGAGCGGAACGGGTCGTTGCGGCGGCTGGTGGGGATCGAGAGCGTGGGCCAAGTGCCGAAGGACTACCACTTCAGCCGGCTGCTGAAGCTTCTGAGTTCCGAGGCGGGGCAGGAGCATCTGGCGGCGATGTTCCACCAGTTGGTATCGGAGCTGGCAGAGCGCTTGCCTCAGTTGGGGGAGCACCTTGCGGTCGATGCCACCGCGCTGCATGCGTATTGTGATGAGATGCGCAAGACCAAGAGCGACCCGGACGCGGCGTGGAGTGCGCGCCCCAAGCGGCAGAGGCGGAGGAAGGGCGGCGAGGTGGAGGAGTACCTGGACTACTGGTTCGGCTACCAGGTGCACCTGATCGTGGACTGCGCTACGGAGCTTCCGGTGGACTTCGAAGTGACGGCGGCCAACGTCAATGAGACCACGCAGTTCGAGCCCGGGCTGAAGCGGTTGCAGGAGCAGCACCCGGAGGTGGCGTCGCGGACGGAGGCAGTGATGGCGGACGCCGGGTACGACAGCACGGACAACTGCCGGTATGTGCTGGAGCAGTACGGCGCGCTACCGATCATCAAGATGCGGCTGCCGCACGGGAAGAACAAGGACTCCATTAGCCAGGCTGCCGAGAGCCTGTGCACTGAGATTGGGACCCAGGTGTGCCTGGGCGGGAACCACATGGTCTACGCCGGACGGGACGGGGACTATCTGAAGTGGCGGTGCCCGCTGGCCTGTGGGAAGGCCACCGAGTGTCAGCAGAGGGGCCGGTGTACCGCGTCCGCCTACGGGGCTGTACGGAAAGTCAGCATCAAGAGCGATCCCCGACGCTATCCGGGGCTGTGGCGGGGGAGCAAGAAGTGGACGCGGCTGTACCGCAAGCGCACGGCGGCGGAGCGGGTGAACGGTCGGCTCAAGGACTTCCTGCTCCTGGACGACCTGACCGTGCGTGGCAAGGCGAAGGTGACCGTGCACGTGAACCTGGCCCTGCTGGTAATGCTGTCAGGTGCGTGGGCCATGGTGGACGCCGGCAAGGTGGAACGGGCCAGACGGATCGTCGCCCTGGCAGCCTAA